In a genomic window of Chryseobacterium sp. G0162:
- a CDS encoding PhzF family isomerase, producing MMKEVVVYQIDSFTKEKFKGNPAGVVLGAENLTSEEMQLIARELNNSETAFVLKPDQNDYFDYHVRYFTPTTEVPICGHATIGALYAKAIEDKLDSCTIKINTQVGILPIDILKENNDYLITMTQGSFSLEPAFDPSITQKIIEALGLKMDDLNKDCPIQIASTGHSKVMIGINNRALLNNLTPDFTALAHLSKEINCNGYFVFTFDSDDKDILTYGRMFAPAIGIQEDPVTGNANGSLGGYLIQNKIVKVSDETFEFTGRQGEAINRIGQMKVEVTIKNHIPELIRITGNAVSAFRTVMQV from the coding sequence ATGATGAAGGAAGTAGTTGTGTATCAAATTGATTCTTTTACAAAGGAAAAATTCAAAGGAAACCCTGCAGGGGTTGTATTAGGTGCTGAAAACCTGACCTCTGAGGAAATGCAGCTTATTGCAAGGGAGCTCAATAATTCTGAAACAGCATTTGTACTCAAACCTGATCAGAATGACTATTTTGATTATCATGTACGGTACTTCACTCCCACCACTGAGGTTCCTATCTGTGGACATGCTACCATTGGTGCTCTGTATGCAAAAGCGATAGAAGATAAATTAGATTCCTGTACCATCAAAATCAACACTCAGGTTGGTATTTTACCTATTGATATTTTAAAAGAAAATAATGACTATCTGATTACGATGACTCAGGGAAGTTTTAGTCTGGAACCAGCTTTTGATCCTTCAATCACTCAGAAAATCATTGAGGCTTTAGGATTAAAAATGGATGATCTTAACAAAGATTGTCCAATACAGATTGCTTCAACGGGTCACTCTAAAGTCATGATTGGTATTAACAACAGAGCTCTGCTCAATAATCTTACTCCTGATTTTACTGCTTTAGCCCATCTTAGTAAAGAAATCAACTGTAATGGCTACTTTGTATTTACTTTTGATTCTGATGATAAGGATATTTTAACGTATGGAAGAATGTTTGCTCCTGCTATCGGTATCCAGGAAGATCCTGTTACAGGAAATGCGAATGGATCATTAGGAGGTTATCTTATTCAGAATAAAATTGTAAAAGTCTCTGATGAAACGTTTGAATTCACTGGAAGACAGGGAGAAGCTATCAACAGAATCGGACAGATGAAAGTTGAGGTCACCATAAAAAATCATATTCCTGAATTGATCAGAATTACAGGGAATGCTGTAAGTGCATTCCGTACAGTGATGCAGGTCTGA
- a CDS encoding DoxX family protein produces the protein MKKDIDLGLLISRIAIGFPMSVYGVNKLIHGVGFIEDMMMMHGLPSFFAYGVFAGEIIAPIMLIVGFRARLAGLIFAANCFTATVLAQTANIFKLNDFGGWALELLVIYMLVGISFFFTGAGKYSVSTANKWD, from the coding sequence ATGAAAAAAGACATTGATTTAGGACTATTAATCAGCAGAATCGCTATTGGATTCCCCATGTCAGTTTATGGAGTTAACAAGTTGATCCACGGGGTTGGATTTATTGAAGATATGATGATGATGCATGGCTTACCTTCATTCTTCGCCTACGGAGTATTTGCGGGTGAAATTATTGCTCCAATTATGCTGATTGTAGGTTTCAGGGCCCGTCTGGCAGGTTTAATCTTTGCTGCCAACTGTTTTACAGCAACCGTTCTTGCTCAAACGGCTAATATTTTCAAACTTAACGATTTTGGTGGATGGGCGCTTGAATTATTAGTGATCTATATGTTGGTGGGTATAAGTTTCTTCTTTACCGGAGCCGGAAAATATTCGGTTTCAACAGCCAATAAATGGGACTAA